The genomic region GCGCCTGCTCGCGGGCGGGGAGCAGCGCGGTGAGGAACACAATGAGCCCGATCACAACGAGCCAACTGCCGAGAATCCGGGTCGCGATACGCAAGGGGCGCGCAGGGACGAAGTGGCGCGCGAGCAGACTGGGCGCAACTAAACACCAAAGCGCAGAGGCAATGGCGCCGCCGATGAAGGACGGAATGGCGAGATCTTCCAGGCCGATGAACAGCCCGAGTGTCAGACCGAGGAGTGGCGCGACGATCAGGCACGCTGCTCGACGCCTGCGGTCGGGCGTCCATAAGCCCAAGCCTGCTAAAACAACCGCGGACGGTGGAAGCGCGTAAAGATTTCCGTCCATCGCGAAGCGCTCGAAGAACCGCAGCAATGGCTCCGTGAACTGGACTGTCGGCAAAAGCGCGCAAAGAAAGAGCGCGATCAGCGGCAGCGAGAAGCGCGTGTCAGATATCTGCGCAGCATTCAGACCGAGTCCGATCATCGCAAGCGCGACGTCGTAGACCGAGAGCGTGAAGAGCGCCCCCATCTCGGGGAAGAAGAACTCGTGCGGGATGAGCTGCGATGCCGCGACGAGCGTTGGGAGGACCGCGAAAAGCGCTAGCGTTCTGACTTGCGTGGGAGATAGCCGCTTGATCAAGGGCCACCTGACGCGAAGAGGAAATAGAGGCCGCACGCAGTGATGGCGCCGCCGACACCGCGTGTGGCGGCGCCGCGATAGAGCCGTTCGACGGCAAGGCCTAGCAGAATGCCGAAGACGTGGATCAAGCCGGTGGCAACGACGAAGCCGACGGCGTAGGCGGCGGGGTCGGCCGCCTGCGGTAGCTCAAGGCCATGTGCGTAGCCGTGGAAAATCGCAAAGACCGCGACGACGCTGATCGAGAGCGCTTCTGGCGGTCGCCAGTGAACGGCGATGGCGATGCCGAGCGTCACGACGGATAGCGCGATGACGGCTTCGACATAGGGGAGTTGGAATGCACCCGACATGCCGATCACACCGCCGATGCACATGATCAGAGGGAATGTTACCGGCAGCGTCCAGACCGATCGGCCGCCGAGTTGAGCGCCCCAGATGCCGACGGACGCCATGGCGAGAAAATGGTCGAAGCCGAGGATGGGATGCTGAAAGCCACTCCCGAAGCCGCCAAAGGCGCCGCCAAGCACGTGGGCGTCGGCAGCGCGGACGCTTAGGATCGATGCAATGAGTGCGAGCGCCAGCGCGCTCAGAGCTCGCCAGTGCGAGCTTCTGGTGTTGCGAGTCTTCAATTTGATCCTCCAAGACCTCTCAGAACGGAAGGGCGCGTAAAGGCGCGGCGCCTAGGACGTCGTGCCATGGTCATGCTGGCGCCTTCCTCCAGATCGCGCGGTCGGATCGATCCTCGATCACGACACCGAGTTCGCGGAGCTGTTCACGGAGCTGGTCTGCGGTGACGAAATCGCGCTTTGCGCGAGCGGCGTTGCGTTCGGCGATCAGTCGCTCGACTTCGGCCTCATCGACATTGTGGCTGTTGTTGCGCTCGAACCATTCGGCGGGCGTTTGCTGGATCAGGCCGAGCATTGCGCCTGCGGCGAGCATGGCCGCGTGCAAGGATGCACGGATGCGCAGCGATCGCTCGCATTGCGCCATGCGCGCGAGTCGGAAGAGTTCGGCGATGGCCGCCGGCGTGTTGAGATCGTTATCGAGCTTGGCGCGGAAGGTCTCGAGATATGGTCGAGGATCAGCGCCCTCGTGTGCGAGATTACCGAGATCCCCGAGAGTCGTGTACAGACGGTCAAGGCTGCGCCTGGCTTGCTGGAGAGCCCGAGCGCTCCAGTCGAGTGGCTGGCGATAGTGCGCACTGAGAAGGGCATAGCGGATCGCCTCGCCAGGCGCCTGGCTCAGGAGATCCCGCACGAGAAACACATTGCCGAGCGACTTCGACATTTTCCGCCCGTCGACGGTGACGAAGCCGTTGTGCAGCCAATAGGTCGCGCGGGTCCCTTGCGCGATTTCGTTTTCGTGGTGCGGGAAGATCAGGTCCTGCCCGCCGCCATGGATGTCTATCCGCGGTCCGAGATGGCGCTCGATCATGGCGGAGCATTCGATATGCCAACCGGGCCGGCCACGTCCCCAAGAACTGTCCCATCCAGGCAGGTCGGGTGTGGAGGGTTTCCAAAGGACGAAGTCCGCTGGGTGCTTCTTGAAGGGTGCGACCTCGATGCGAGCACCAGCGATCATTTCATCCGGAGTGCGTCGGGACAGCGCACCGTAGTCCGGGAAGGAAGGGACGTGATAGAGAACATGGCCTTCCGCTTCGTAGGCGTGGCCCTCGGCTATCAAACGACCGATCAGGTCGATGATCTCCGGGATGTGTTCGGTGACACGGGGCTCGACCGATGGCGGCAGAACACCGAGCGCGGCCATGTCGGCGTGGTACGCCTCGATATAGCGCTTGGTGATGGCACCGATCGGCTCCCCAGAAGCGCGTGCGGCATCGTTTATCTTGTCGTCGACGTCGGTGAAGTTGCGGGCATAGGTGACCGCCGGAAAGCGGTCGCGTAGCAGTCGGGCGAGAACGTCGAAGATCACCGCCGGCCGAGCATTGCCGATGTGGGCATAGTTGTAGACGGTCGGCCCGCACACGTAGATGCGGACGTGCGTTGGATCTTGCGGAACAAAAGGCTCTTTTTGGCCTCCGAGGCTGTTGGTAAGGATGAGGGACATAATGGTTCCTTGGCTTGCCGGAGTGTTGCGAGGGCCTCACCAGAGGCGGGTCTCGGTCCCACAACAATTCGGCTCACCAATAAGCGCTTGAAGCCTGCGGTGGCCCCGCCGTCTATGCAGCGGGGCACCTCGACGGGGCGTCGATCTTATGCCCGGCATGCGTTGAAGCCCGTTTCGATGACGTCTTTCGGGAGGTTACGGCCGATGAAGACGAGGCGCGTGATGCGTTCCTCGTCGGGCTTCCACGGGCGCTGATGATCGCCGTCGAGGAGCATATGGACTGCCTGGACCACGAACCGGTCGTCGTCGTCCTTGAACGAGATGATGCCCTTCATGCGCAGGATATCGATGCCGAGGTGCTGGATAATCGTGCCAAGCCAAGGCAGGAATTTGTTGGGATCGAGGGGCTCCTTGGCGACAAGCGCGAAGCTTGAAACATGGTCGTCATGTTCATGCTCGTGGAACTCGTCGAGAAAGTCCGGTTCGACTTCCAGAACACGATCGAGGTCGAATGCGCCACGGCCAAGCACCTGGTCGAGATCGATATTGCAGCGCTGTGTGTGATGGAGCGTCGCCGTCGGATTGATGCGCCGAATACGATCTTCGACCTGCTTGAGTTCGTCGGCAGAAACGAGATCAGTCTTGTTGATCAGGATCGTGTCGGCAAAAGCGAGTTGCTCTTGCGCTTCGTGTGCCTCGTCGATTTCGCCGAGCAGGTGCTTGGCGTCGACGACGGTCACGATCGAGTCGAGCTTGGTCTTCGAGCGGACATCTTCGTCGACGAAGAAGGTCTGGGCGACGGGAGCCGGGTCGGCGAGACCTGTTGTCTCGACCAGAATGGCATCGAAGCGATCGCGACGGCGCATGAGCCCGTCGATGATGCGAATGAGATCGCCGCGCACGGTGCAGCAGATGCAGCCGTTGTTCATTTCGAAGATTTCTTCGTCGGCATCGACGATGAGATCATTGTCGATACCGACCTCGCCGAACTCGTTGACGATGACGGCGTATTTCTTGCCGTGCTTCTCAGTGAGGATGCGGTTGAGGAGCGTGGTCTTTCCGGCGCCGAGATAGCCGGTGAGCACGGTGACGGGCGTTTGAGGCGAAGCGGACTGCATCTGATGGACTCTCCTTTTGAATTGGTCTGGGGCCCGCTCCGGATGCAGCTTGAGACCGGCTGCGCCTTCGGGCGGTTTCGTCAGGGGTGATGGGAAGCGGTAGGAGTGCCTGTCGCGAGACAGGTTGCGCAGGTGCCCTGCAGCTCGACGACGCGGCGGGCGACTCGAAATCCAAGGGAGGCGGCGTCGCGGGCGACTGCGCGCTCGATCGTTCGATCCTCGACCTCTTCTGAGGCGCCGCAATTGTCGCAGATGAAGAACACGCAGGCATGCGGATGATCGGGATGTGCGCACGGTACGAAAGCGTTCCGGCTCTCGATACGGGATACGAAGTGCTGCTCTTGGAGAAACTCGAGCGCCCGGTAGACCGTCGGCGGCGCGAGTCGACGGCCGAGCGAGTCTTGCAGAGCGCCCATCAGCTCATACGCGCCGAGCGGCTGGCCTGCCTTGATCAGTGTCTCCATGACTTGGCGACGTATAATCGTGAACTGGAGCCCGCGTTCTCGGCAGGTCGTGGCGACTGCATTCAGCGCCGCGGAAACGACGGTGTGAGAAACGGGTCTACGGTGATGCGCCGCCATGCGCTGTGCCATGGATGTCTCCATCAAGCTCTTGTCGAGACGACATAGTCTCTTGAATGATACGTTATAACGTTGCATGATGTTTCGCAATATGCACTGGAGAAATCATGAGTGACGTTATGTTGAGTGAGCCCGATGCAGGTTTGGCATCGCCTGTTGTCCCTCGTAAGCGCCCGACGCGCGAGGCCGCTGAGTTAGCGGTGCGAACGTTGATTGAATGGGCAGGCGACGATCCGGATCGGGAAGGTCTCGTGGGAACCCCGGATCGAGTTGTGCGGGCTTATGAGGAGTTTTTCGAGGGTTATCGTATCGATCCAGTCGACTTGCTCGGCCGCACGTTCGAGGAGACGCAGGACTACGGTGACATGGTCGTGCTGCGCGACGTTCGACTTGAATCGCATTGCGAGCATCACATCGTCCCGATCATTGGCAAGGCGCATGTCGCCTATGTCCCCTCGGATCGCGTCGTCGGAATCAGTAAGCTTGCCCGGCTGGTCGAGGTTTATGCCAAGCGGCTCCAGATTCAGGAAACGCTGACGGCACAGATCGCCGACACCATCAACGAGGTGCTGAAGCCAAAGGGTGTCGCGGTGGTGATCGAAGCGGCGCATATGTGCATGACGACGCGTGGCATTCGCAAACCCGGCGTGACCATGGTGACGCGCCGGTTGATCGGCGCATTCGAAACGGATGCGGAGCTCAAGCGAGACTTCCTGTCCACGATCTCCGGTTCGCGGGAGACGTTCGGATGACCAGCCTCCCCAACGCCGGCCGTCCTGTTCAATTCGGGCCGCGGCTCTCCGTCGAAGCCGTCGAAGAAGGTGGATTTCTTGCGCCCAGGTTCAACGCAGACGGTTTGATCCCTGTGGTGACGACGGACGCCTCGTCGGGCGAGGTCCTGATGATGGGCATGATGAACGCCGAAGCTTTGCTGCGGACGATCGAGACGGGAGAAGCCCATTATTGGAGCCGGAGCCGGCAATGCCTGTGGCACAAGGGTGCGACAAGTGGGTTGATTCAGAAGGTCGTGCAGATCCGCGTCGACGATGATCAGGACGCAATTTGGCTGAGGGTCCAAGTCGAGGGCAGCGCGAGTTGCCACGTCGGCTATCGATCCTGCTTTTATCGCTCCATCCCGGTTGGTCCTTTCGGCGACGCTCCAATCCCCCTCTCCTTTGAGGAGGCGGCGAAAATCTTCGATCCGGTCGCGGTCTATCGGGACGCACCGAATCCGACGCAGCTCTGACGGATCCCATGAACAAGCCGGTTCGAAGCTCCTTGTCCGGCCAGAGGACGGAGTGACGCCGCTGGATGAGCGAATGCGCTGAAGCGGGCATCGCAAATGCAGGGACACATATCGTCCTTACCCTGCGGTCGGCTGCCTGATTGTCAGGGACGGCGAAGTTGTTGCGTATATTCAATCCTGTCGGAGATCTTCATGCTAAAATCTGTTCTATCCGCATTGCTGCTTGCCGCCCTTTCCATTTCTGCCGCACAAGCTGCCGATGCCATCGGTTTCAAAGAGACTGAGCTACCGGATGTGGGCGGCGATCGACCACTGCACGTCAGTATTTGGTATCCGACCGACGATGTTGGACCAGTCGCCTCGGTCGGCGAAAACCGTGTCTTTTATGGCGTGACCGCTATCATGGATGCCAAGCCGGTCGATGATGCACACCCGCTTGTCGTTCTATCCCACGGGTATGGTGGCAGCTGGCGAAACCTTAGTTGGCTTGCGTGGGAACTCGTCCACCAAGGATATGTTGTCGCAGCGCCAGACCACCCCGGAACGACGACATTTGACAAATCTCCGGCACAGGCGGCCAAGCTTTGGAACCGCCCCCATGACCTCAGCCGGGTGATCGACGCTCTGACAGAAAATCCTTCTTTGGCCGGTGCGATCGAACCGGCTCGCATCGCGGTCATTGGCCATTCTCTCGGAGGGTGGACGGTTACTGCTCTTGGCGGCGCGCGCTTCAGCACAGACCGGTTCGCACAGGACTGCAAGATTCATCCAAACCCGCGCACGTGTGGTCTCTCCGCCGAACTTGGTATTGCACAGGGTCATGACAACCCGCTGGATGGTGATCTGAGTGATGCAAGAATCGGCGCAATCGTTTCACTCGATCTGGGACTTGCACGTGGCTTCACGCCAGAAAGCCTCGCAGCCTTCCATGTGCCGGCGCTGATCATCGGTGCAGGCGTGGATATTGGCGACCTTCCGGCCAAGCTTGAGTCTGGATACCTTGCCGCCAATCTCCCCCAGGCGACCTCCAGCTATGCCGAGATTCCGGACGCAATGCATTTCAGTTTCATGCAGGTTTGCAAACCAGGAGCCGCCGACTTGATCGAAGAAGATACACCGGGTGATGGCATCGTCTGCAAGGATGGAGGGACACGGGATCGGAAGGCCATTCACCGTGAGGTGGCGGATATGATCACGGCATTCCTGGCGAAGGTGATCCCACCGAAATAGGTTCACCCTCAACGGAAGGCAGCGAGTTCGAGCGGCGATAATCGCTCGGGCTCATCCCCGTGACCCGAAGAAATTCGCGATTGAAATTCGATTTCGTCTGGAAACCAGCCTCGAATATGATGGTGGTTACCGGCAGATTGGACTGAGCCAGAAGCCGCTTCGCTTCCTCGATCCGGTACTCGTTCACCACTTGCAGTTGTTGGACGGGCAAACCAACTGGGCGGACTACCGGACGCCGAGCGGGTTCCCATCGATCAGGCACCCCAACGCGCAGACGTGCGGGAGGCTGGGCTCGTTGATCTAACGCGACCGGAGCGGAACTGAGCGCGGCGCCGGCGAAACACGCTGCCTTCTATCGGACGGTCTTCGGTCGTCTGGCGCCCGTGAGCGTCAAAACGTTTGAAGTTGAAGGCACTATGCTCGGCGATGGCAACGTGTCGCGCGTGAATCGAACGCGGTTGCGGCCTTCGGATTTTGCTCGGTACAGCGCGGCGTCGGCATGCTCGATCAATTCCGGCCATGCATCACGGCGACCGCGAGCGACCCCGAAGCTTGCCGTGACACGGAATGGCGTTCCATCGGACGTGGTGAAAGTCTCGGTTTGGATGGCCAATCGGATTTTCCGCGCAATCGAGATGGCACCTGACAGATCATTGCCCGGGACGAGAATGGCGAATTCTTCACCGCCGAAGCGCGCGACGATGTCACTTGCACGCAGATGAGACCGCAGGAGTTCTGCAGTCTGGATCAGGACGCGATCGCCAGTGACGTGGCCGTAGGTGTCATTGACGTCCTTGAAATGATCGAGGTCTAAGAGGATCAGACACAGGCTCCTGTCGGCGCGGTCCTGAGGCGAGGACAATTGGGCAAATCGGTCGAGCATCCTGCGATTCAGGAGCGCGGTCAGTCCATCGGTCTCCGCCTGACGCTTCAATTCCTCCGTGAGGAATGCGCGTTCTTGGAGCCTTTCCTGGAGCACTTCGATTGCCTCGAAGAGGCTTCGAATCTCTCGCGCTCGGGCGGCACGCGCTGGCGGCGAGATCGAGCGATCGGCGGCAAGTTCAAGGACGTTGTCGTGAGCCAGCATGAGCGGGCGAAAGACATGTGATCGCACCGAAAGCATGATGCCGACGAGGATCGCAAGAATAGCGCCGGTGATAAGCACCGTCATAGCGAGGGTCATGAGGGCCTTGGTTTTCACATCGACGAAGTGTTCCACGACGCCATCGAGGAATGCGGTCCGGTAAGTCTCGATCGGCCGCATCGTCGGGACATAGCGGTTGGTGAATTCCGTCGCCGTCAGGGTATAGTGCAGGTTGCGTCGTCCCTCGGCGATGACTTGATCGACCAGCGCAAGGCCGTCGCGAAAGAAGGCGCGGTCGATTTCGTCGCGGCTCGCTGCCAGCGACGCGGCGTTATAGAGGGTCGTTTGGCTATTGATGAGTTGCCAAAGTTCGAGGAGTCGACCCTGGGTTTGTCGGCTCTCGATCACGTTCTGCAGCGGCATTCTCTGGTTGGTGGCCAGCGGGGCCACGATCTCGGAGCCAACCCTGCCGCCGTAATCGCGTAGGTCACTGAGCATCTGGCCGATGAGAGCGGACGCCTCGAGACCCGTGTCGTGCTGGACCAGTTCGCTGGCGTTCCAAGCAATCACGGCCCGGAATCTGTCCGAGACCTCGAACATGCTGTCAATCGCGTCCTGGATTTCTTCGCGGCTCAGCGACACGCGCGGTATCGCCGCAATCCGATCAACTTTGCTGCGCGCGATGGCGAGTTGGTTGCGGACCTCTTCCAGCATGCGCCGCGGGACGAGGTGATCGTGCAGTCCGAAATAAGAAACTGACTTCACTTCGAGCTGGGCTAACGCGGCGTCGCTACGCGTCCGGAATTCAGCTAATCGTTTCACTCCGGCGCTGTCGAGAGACGGTTCCTCGGACATGACGATATTGGCAGGACCGCGCTCGGCTGCCAGGTAGTTCGCCGCATCAAGGACTAGTCGGTATTGCCGAATGTCGTGGAGGTTCTGACGCGAGAGGGTGAAGTCGCGGTAGGTCGGCGTAACGATGGATAACGCCAGAAGCGTCGTGCAGATGATCGCGAGGAGAATGCCGACTGATAACTTTTGGTCGAAACTCTGATGGGAGCCGATTTGCGTTTGACGAACACGATCAGAATTGTTTGTGGATTCTTCTTCGGGTTGGTGGCGCTTATTCTGCCATGTAGAAATGAAGCTCTTGAGCATTTTGGATGAATTACCAGCGCGTTAGCGTTTTGTTATACATTTCTCCGACAATCGCTAACCGCTATGTCTCGCAAAACCCATAAAATAGTTCGCCTTCATTTTGGTGAAGGCGTTTGGTTAGAAGTTTGTTTACGGGAGCCGAAACGCTTGAGTTCGGGGCGTTTATGTCGGCCTGATAACGAGCTCCGGAGTGTGTGTGAACCCGGCCGCTGGCGAAGAGGCGAAGCCCATGGGTCTTTGCCAGGATCAGATGGCGTAGTCGGGAAGAGCGGGAGTGCTTGGTGAGTCCATTGGCTCGCTGCAGTCGGAGCAGCGTCCGTGCAGCTCCAGATAGGGCTGGGAGACTGCGAAGCCTGCGTCGCGCGCGACGCTGCTCAGTTGCGCTCCAAGCGCCTTGTCCATGAGCGCGTTGACCTGGCCGCATGCGTCGCAAATCGTGAAGACGATCTGGTCTTCTGCGGTGAGCGGATTCGGAAAGGCCGCTGCCGCGACGAATGCTGCAATGGTGTGAAGCCGATAGACGAGACGCAAAGCTATCAGCTTTTCGAGCGCTCGGTATACCGGCAATGGATGGCGGATGCCGCTCCCTTCCAAGACCTTGAGAATGGCATAGGCGCTCAAAGGAATGGGCGAGGCTTCGATCGTGCCAAGTACGAGTTTCTGATTGCGGGTTAAGGAGAATTTCCGATCGACGACGACCATCATCAATATGCAACGTTATATCATTGCAAACAACTGTTACTCTATTACCGCACGTCGTCAATACCTGGACACCGCACCCCATCGTTTTGCTCAGCGAATGCGCGGAAGTAGAGGAATCTGAGGTGCGGAGATCCAAGGCGTTACTCCGGTGATGGCGCTATCGAACGTTTAGTTAGGCTGGTCGCTTCGCGTGCCGCGGTGATGATGTCGGCCTCTGTCAAGTCGGCAAGCGCCTTGTGGATCGAAAGCTTGAGGGCTGGGCCCCCGGCCGGCAAAGCCATGATGACCGTCTCCTCTGGCGGGCATCCCGGCTCCGCGCAGGCGAGCTGATTGACTGACACCACGACGTCATCGGCACAGCCGAGCGCCATTCGCGTCCAACCCTTGATCGCAGCCGCTTGTCCGAGAAGCCCGATCCGTGAGCGAGCGAGGGGATTCACAAAGCCGCTCATCGACGTGCCGCCCAAAAACGTGTGCGGGTGGGCCGCGGAAGGAGCGCCTGAAACAGCTTGCGGATTGGATCGACTGGCAGGTCCTTGCCGATCACGACAATGCGGCTTCGAACATCGATGTCCGGCCAATAGTCGAGCCTGATTGGCGGGTACAGCTTGTTTTGTACGGCATGCGCGACGAGCGGCCGGGCCGGATCATCTGAGAGGGCAAAGAGCCCCTTGAGACGCAAAATGCGGTCATGATGCTGGCTGGAAATGACGGTGAGGAAGCCGTCGACCGCGCGCGGGTCGAGCGGCTCGTCATGGATGAGCGGCAGCGCCTGGATGCGATTGCCGTGGCGATTGACGTCATGTGGCGCGACATGGCTGTCGGGGTCACTGAACCGCTCCATCGCGAGCCAGCCTGCCACGTCCTCCGGCTTGGATGTGAGGTGATAGGAGCCGGCGCCGATGAGGCTCACGGGATCAAAGCCTGGCTGGCGGCCGTCGTGGATTTGCGCCCCGGGATTGAGCTCCTTGAGCAGGGTTAGAGCTGCCTGCCCAGCGATCGGCGCAAGGTCGGTCTTGGTCAGGACGATATGATCGGCGAAAGCGAGTTGCTTCCAGCTCTCCATGTGCGCATCGAGCGTCTCGGTTCCGCAGACACTGTCGAAGACGGTCACGATGCCCGCCAGCCGGAAGCGCTTGGCGACGGTGTGATCGCGCAGAGCGGTCGCCGGCGCGCCGCCAGGGATAAGACTGTTCACGATTGGCGCAGGATCGGCGAGCCCCGTGGTTTCAATGATGACGCGGGAGAAAGACGGAGCAAGGCCTTGCTCGTGGGCACTCAGCAGCTCGAAGAGGGACGCGCGGATGTCACTCGTGGCGAGGCAGCAGATGCAGCCTGTGCTGGTGACTATGTATTGCTCACGTCCACGCCGCACGAGGTGGTGATCGACGGAGACGGAGCCGAACTCGTTGACAATCACCGCCGTGTCGGCGAGCCGTGGATCGGCGAGGAGATCGTTGAGCAGCGTCGTCTTGCCGGAGCCAAGGAAGCCCGTGAGAAGCGTTACGGGCTTCGGCTCGATTGATTTCGAGGTCGGCGGGTCGGAAGAAAACGGTGTGGGTTCAATGCGGCGCGAGGGCAATGACGCTAGCTCCCGAACTCGTCGGCATCATCGACGGCGAGGAGCAGACGGTTGATGCCGGTTCCCTCGATTGGTGGTGATCGGTGGAGCAACGCCGAGCTTGTTTCGGAGGCGCTCTTGCTGCCGCGGATCAACAGGATGGCGCCAGTCGGCGTCGTCTTGATGGCGTCAGGAGAGAGCGGCTTTCCCGCTTCTTGCATGGCGAGCGCGCGCGGCCCGAGCCATTGCGTGCCGGGGCCACGGTAGGTGGACACGAGCCTGAGGCGCACATTGTCAGCATGGAACCGCTTGCAGGCATCCGTCGTGATGGTCTCGAGGCGCACAATCACGCTCGATGCTGAGGTCAGATAGCGAAAGAGGCGCGCGAGAAAGAACACGTCGTTGAAGAGCCAGTCGCGCAGCCACGCCGGCTCGAGGCTCATCTCGTTGAAATGGCGCAGTAGCGTCGAACGAAGCTCCACGGCCGAAGCCGTGAAGCGAAAATCGGGGAGTTGGTCGACAGGCGCTCTTTCGAGCGCTGAAGAGACATCCGCGCTGAGCGTCCGCTGCAACACGCTGACCGGATTATTCAGAAGGATGTCACGGGCTAGGCGCTTCGCGG from Sinorhizobium garamanticum harbors:
- a CDS encoding DUF1826 domain-containing protein translates to MRPDPAIAPPPPRRRCPTAKRLARDILLNNPVSVLQRTLSADVSSALERAPVDQLPDFRFTASAVELRSTLLRHFNEMSLEPAWLRDWLFNDVFFLARLFRYLTSASSVIVRLETITTDACKRFHADNVRLRLVSTYRGPGTQWLGPRALAMQEAGKPLSPDAIKTTPTGAILLIRGSKSASETSSALLHRSPPIEGTGINRLLLAVDDADEFGS